One genomic window of Terriglobales bacterium includes the following:
- a CDS encoding isocitrate/isopropylmalate family dehydrogenase, producing EVAVNEDVNTRKGVERIIRYAFEYARANRRKRVLMADKSNVLTFAHGLWQRTFKEVAKEYADIEAQHMLADALAMVMVKNPEQLDVIVTNNMFGDILTDLGAALAGGLGMAASGNIHPGRTSMFEPVHGSAPPLAGKNVANPMGAILSAAMMLRHLGMAGEADGIEAAVLEAVRQKKTTDDVGGTLGTRECGEWVAQKVGSKK from the coding sequence CGAAGTCGCCGTCAACGAGGACGTAAACACGCGCAAGGGAGTGGAACGAATCATCCGTTATGCCTTCGAATATGCGCGAGCGAACCGGCGCAAGCGCGTGCTGATGGCGGATAAATCCAATGTGCTGACCTTCGCGCACGGGCTGTGGCAACGAACCTTCAAGGAAGTGGCGAAGGAGTACGCCGATATCGAGGCGCAGCACATGCTGGCCGACGCGCTGGCCATGGTGATGGTGAAGAATCCCGAGCAACTGGATGTGATCGTGACCAACAACATGTTCGGCGACATCCTGACCGACTTGGGAGCGGCGCTGGCCGGCGGCCTGGGCATGGCCGCAAGCGGCAACATCCATCCGGGTCGGACCTCGATGTTCGAGCCAGTACACGGCTCGGCGCCCCCGCTGGCGGGGAAGAACGTCGCGAATCCCATGGGCGCCATCCTCAGCGCTGCGATGATGCTGCGACATTTGGGCATGGCGGGCGAAGCCGACGGCATCGAGGCAGCAGTGCTCGAGGCAGTGAGGCAGAAGAAGACGACCGACGACGTGGGCGGAACCCTGGGGACGAGAGAATGCGGGGAATGGGTGGCACAGAAAGT